The Branchiostoma floridae strain S238N-H82 chromosome 17, Bfl_VNyyK, whole genome shotgun sequence genome has a window encoding:
- the LOC118403989 gene encoding elongin-A-like isoform X1: protein MATMESKIRYLQEKLVNSGDSGKRLKILQRLDSLPITIELLQATGVGKAVNGLRKQEGELGDQARGLVQKWKGMVPADGIIIPTKQPEKPKAPVQDVSEEPPIKRPKVDSSSHKKDKQAHNKKEKHREPKVNNVNNGGQRSSLGQGERSSTDQGHQQRLVNHQGHQQRSSEHKMVKHDPSNARQHEVNKVKRLKEEDDIETYVKEYQHDKKEHSPKKSSSHKQSRENPSINSVSVKQSAAAPSKKVSSSNSKSSQREKVEKLPTSHVKHESKGHPQVTGERPRVNKPSMKETSQPKEVIKETKTDRKPTVSFAEPKEDSFGSGDEDFEEPTQSFEDFLNYDLPVMKVKKKKVKKPFVANPVKPVNHVGTKDQKSSEKKMHKSHHQTTSGAEHSKHKKDKHHSKHKGSKGEGSHSGHGSEGSHKTKSHKHDKEKRKRSSDDPEVKTSSKKQRISDPALTVPDNPVSLPEIQPNYRPLRLPVPDLDMSPHKKKGHGLEDAEFAAFQKNTRTQVYSGRKSHYLREVPSLFDSCMQILCDNIDALEELGGVPYDIIKPVLDKCTPEQLCYLEEQNPYLMEDTDHLWQMHCNRDFRNAQRDQDSFEAWRELYLRKHEEREERLKSITAKVSAAWAGKPQGRTTKLAYLDGPVKPPRDVRRKQEKLGTAGPHAQHKPVSSLSRPRKVPIVKKIRPAGSSSSHGSSSSYSSGGDVLNSGTSSTASSSSGGGRQAKAAKPAPMMQKAMKLMKGKYLAPFRCPFRR, encoded by the exons ATGGCGACTATGGAGAGCAAAATCCGGTATTTACAAGAAAAACTGGTGAACAGCGGCGATTCGGGAAAG CGCCTAAAGATTCTCCAACGGCTGGACAGCCTGCCCATAACAATAGAACTTCTACAG GCAACGGGAGTCGGTAAGGCGGTGAACGGTCTACGTAAGCAGGAGGGTGAACTGGGGGACCAGGCGCGTGGGCTGGTGCAGAAATGGAAGGGCATGGTGCCTGCTGACGGCATCATCATCCCAACCAAGCAACCTGAGAAACCCAAGGCACCTGTCCAAGACGTCTCAGAAGAACCTCCTATAAAAAGGCCCAAGGTTGACTCCTCAAGTCACAAGAAAGACAAACAAGCCCATAATAAGAAAGAAAAGCATAGAGAGCCCAAAGTTAACAATGTTAACaatggaggtcagaggtcatcattGGGTCAGGGTGAGAGGTCATCAACAGATCAAGGTCATCAGCAGAGGTTAGTAAATCATCAAGGTCACCAGCAGAGGTCATCTGAGCATAAAATGGTCAAGCATGACCCATCAAATGCAAGACAACATGAAGTCAATAAAGTAAAAAGACTAAAAGAAGAGGATGACATTGAAACGTATGTCAAAGAAtatcaacatgacaagaaagaacATTCTCCTAAGAAATCATCGAGCCACAAACAAAGTCGGGAAAATCCGTCAATTAATTCTGTTTCAGTCAAGCAAAGTGCAGCAGCTCCTTCCAAGAAAGTGTCAAGTTCTAATAGCAAATCTTCTCAGAGGGAAAAGGTAGAAAAATTACCCACTTCACATGTGAAACATGAGAGCAAAGGTCACCCACAGGTCACAGGTGAAAGGCCAAGGGTCAACAAGCCTTCCATGAAGGAGACCTCTCAACCAAAAGAAGTTATCAAGGAAACAAAGACTGATAGAAAACCCACTGTTTCTTTTGCTGAACCCAAAGAAGACAGCTTTGGAAGTGGTGATGAGGACTTTGAAGAACCGACTCAGTCATTTGAAGACTTTCTAAATTATGACCTTCCTGTCATGAAGgtcaagaagaagaaggtgaAAAAGCCTTTTGTCGCAAATCCTGTCAAACCTGTCAATCATGTAGGGACCAAGGATCAGAAATCATCAGAAAAGAAGATGCACAAGTCTCATCATCAGACAACGTCTGGAGCTGAACACTCGAAACACAAGAAGGACAAACATCACAGCAAGCACAAAGGGAGCAAAGGTGAAGGTTCACATTCAGGTCATGGGTCAGAGGGCAGCCACAAGACCAAGAGTCACAAGCATGACAAGGAAAAGAGGAAGAGATCGTCTGATGATCCGGAGGTGAAAACTTCATCTAAAAAG CAGAGGATATCGGACCCAGCCCTGACCGTACCAGACAACCCAGTCAGTCTGCCTGAGATCCAGCCTAACTACCGACCTCTCCGTCTGCCTGTACCTGACCTGGACATGTCTCCTCACAAGAAGAAAg GCCATGGATTAGAAGATGCAGAGTTTGCAGCCTTCCAAAAGAACACCCGCACACAGGTGTACTCAGGTCGCAAGTCACATTACCTGAGAG AGGTCCCTAGTCTGTTTGACAGCTGTATGCAGATCCTGTGTGACAACATTGATG CCCTTGAGGAGTTAGGCGGGGTTCCTTATGACATCATCAAGCCTGTCCTTGACAAGTGCACACCTGAGCAGCTGTGTTACCTGGAGGAACAGAACCCT TACCTAATGGAGGATACAGACCACCTATGGCAGATGCACTGCAACAGGGACTTCAGGAATGCACAGAGGGACCAGGATTCATTCGAGGCCTGGAGAGAACTGTACCTG AGGAAACATGAGGAGCGGGAGGAGAGACTGAAGAGCATCACAGCCAAGGTCAGCGCAGCCTGGGCAGGGAAACCTCAAG GACGTACGACCAAGCTGGCGTACCTAGACGGTCCCGTGAAGCCACCACGTGATGTGAGGAGGAAGCAGGAGAAACTGGGCACAGCAGGACCGCACGCACAGCACAAACCTGTCAGCAGTCTGTCCAGACCAAG GAAGGTGCCAATAGTGAAGAAGATTCGACCAGCCGGCTCCTCCAGTAGCCATGGCTCCAGTAGTTCCTACAGCAGTGGTGGTGATGTGCTCAACTCTGGGACCAGTTCTACAGCCAGCAGTAGCAGTGGTGGGGGTAGGCAGGCTAAAG CTGCCAAGCCAGCCCCCATGATGCAGAAGGCCATGAAGCTGATGAAAGGGAAGTACCTGGCACCCTTCAGGTGCCCCTTCAGGAGGTGA
- the LOC118403989 gene encoding elongin-A-like isoform X2, protein MATMESKIRYLQEKLVNSGDSGKRLKILQRLDSLPITIELLQATGVGKAVNGLRKQEGELGDQARGLVQKWKGMVPADGIIIPTKQPEKPKAPVQDVSEEPPIKRPKVDSSSHKKDKQAHNKKEKHREPKVNNVNNGGQRSSLGQGERSSTDQGHQQRLVNHQGHQQRSSEHKMVKHDPSNARQHEVNKVKRLKEEDDIETYVKEYQHDKKEHSPKKSSSHKQSRENPSINSVSVKQSAAAPSKKVSSSNSKSSQREKVEKLPTSHVKHESKGHPQVTGERPRVNKPSMKETSQPKEVIKETKTDRKPTVSFAEPKEDSFGSGDEDFEEPTQSFEDFLNYDLPVMKVKKKKVKKPFVANPVKPVNHVGTKDQKSSEKKMHKSHHQTTSGAEHSKHKKDKHHSKHKGSKGEGSHSGHGSEGSHKTKSHKHDKEKRKRSSDDPEVKTSSKKRISDPALTVPDNPVSLPEIQPNYRPLRLPVPDLDMSPHKKKGHGLEDAEFAAFQKNTRTQVYSGRKSHYLREVPSLFDSCMQILCDNIDALEELGGVPYDIIKPVLDKCTPEQLCYLEEQNPYLMEDTDHLWQMHCNRDFRNAQRDQDSFEAWRELYLRKHEEREERLKSITAKVSAAWAGKPQGRTTKLAYLDGPVKPPRDVRRKQEKLGTAGPHAQHKPVSSLSRPRKVPIVKKIRPAGSSSSHGSSSSYSSGGDVLNSGTSSTASSSSGGGRQAKAAKPAPMMQKAMKLMKGKYLAPFRCPFRR, encoded by the exons ATGGCGACTATGGAGAGCAAAATCCGGTATTTACAAGAAAAACTGGTGAACAGCGGCGATTCGGGAAAG CGCCTAAAGATTCTCCAACGGCTGGACAGCCTGCCCATAACAATAGAACTTCTACAG GCAACGGGAGTCGGTAAGGCGGTGAACGGTCTACGTAAGCAGGAGGGTGAACTGGGGGACCAGGCGCGTGGGCTGGTGCAGAAATGGAAGGGCATGGTGCCTGCTGACGGCATCATCATCCCAACCAAGCAACCTGAGAAACCCAAGGCACCTGTCCAAGACGTCTCAGAAGAACCTCCTATAAAAAGGCCCAAGGTTGACTCCTCAAGTCACAAGAAAGACAAACAAGCCCATAATAAGAAAGAAAAGCATAGAGAGCCCAAAGTTAACAATGTTAACaatggaggtcagaggtcatcattGGGTCAGGGTGAGAGGTCATCAACAGATCAAGGTCATCAGCAGAGGTTAGTAAATCATCAAGGTCACCAGCAGAGGTCATCTGAGCATAAAATGGTCAAGCATGACCCATCAAATGCAAGACAACATGAAGTCAATAAAGTAAAAAGACTAAAAGAAGAGGATGACATTGAAACGTATGTCAAAGAAtatcaacatgacaagaaagaacATTCTCCTAAGAAATCATCGAGCCACAAACAAAGTCGGGAAAATCCGTCAATTAATTCTGTTTCAGTCAAGCAAAGTGCAGCAGCTCCTTCCAAGAAAGTGTCAAGTTCTAATAGCAAATCTTCTCAGAGGGAAAAGGTAGAAAAATTACCCACTTCACATGTGAAACATGAGAGCAAAGGTCACCCACAGGTCACAGGTGAAAGGCCAAGGGTCAACAAGCCTTCCATGAAGGAGACCTCTCAACCAAAAGAAGTTATCAAGGAAACAAAGACTGATAGAAAACCCACTGTTTCTTTTGCTGAACCCAAAGAAGACAGCTTTGGAAGTGGTGATGAGGACTTTGAAGAACCGACTCAGTCATTTGAAGACTTTCTAAATTATGACCTTCCTGTCATGAAGgtcaagaagaagaaggtgaAAAAGCCTTTTGTCGCAAATCCTGTCAAACCTGTCAATCATGTAGGGACCAAGGATCAGAAATCATCAGAAAAGAAGATGCACAAGTCTCATCATCAGACAACGTCTGGAGCTGAACACTCGAAACACAAGAAGGACAAACATCACAGCAAGCACAAAGGGAGCAAAGGTGAAGGTTCACATTCAGGTCATGGGTCAGAGGGCAGCCACAAGACCAAGAGTCACAAGCATGACAAGGAAAAGAGGAAGAGATCGTCTGATGATCCGGAGGTGAAAACTTCATCTAAAAAG AGGATATCGGACCCAGCCCTGACCGTACCAGACAACCCAGTCAGTCTGCCTGAGATCCAGCCTAACTACCGACCTCTCCGTCTGCCTGTACCTGACCTGGACATGTCTCCTCACAAGAAGAAAg GCCATGGATTAGAAGATGCAGAGTTTGCAGCCTTCCAAAAGAACACCCGCACACAGGTGTACTCAGGTCGCAAGTCACATTACCTGAGAG AGGTCCCTAGTCTGTTTGACAGCTGTATGCAGATCCTGTGTGACAACATTGATG CCCTTGAGGAGTTAGGCGGGGTTCCTTATGACATCATCAAGCCTGTCCTTGACAAGTGCACACCTGAGCAGCTGTGTTACCTGGAGGAACAGAACCCT TACCTAATGGAGGATACAGACCACCTATGGCAGATGCACTGCAACAGGGACTTCAGGAATGCACAGAGGGACCAGGATTCATTCGAGGCCTGGAGAGAACTGTACCTG AGGAAACATGAGGAGCGGGAGGAGAGACTGAAGAGCATCACAGCCAAGGTCAGCGCAGCCTGGGCAGGGAAACCTCAAG GACGTACGACCAAGCTGGCGTACCTAGACGGTCCCGTGAAGCCACCACGTGATGTGAGGAGGAAGCAGGAGAAACTGGGCACAGCAGGACCGCACGCACAGCACAAACCTGTCAGCAGTCTGTCCAGACCAAG GAAGGTGCCAATAGTGAAGAAGATTCGACCAGCCGGCTCCTCCAGTAGCCATGGCTCCAGTAGTTCCTACAGCAGTGGTGGTGATGTGCTCAACTCTGGGACCAGTTCTACAGCCAGCAGTAGCAGTGGTGGGGGTAGGCAGGCTAAAG CTGCCAAGCCAGCCCCCATGATGCAGAAGGCCATGAAGCTGATGAAAGGGAAGTACCTGGCACCCTTCAGGTGCCCCTTCAGGAGGTGA